A single window of Pontiella agarivorans DNA harbors:
- a CDS encoding DUF4258 domain-containing protein: MNAQLRIYLPALFSVTIIMLLLSVCASCSVGDVELAISQGMVLNLNENRSLTIESIDPLTRSYILDGYTNVVKLTPDTVRYYGRMGLSGSSAWKGSRGIDRAVFSEGQQHFYSADEAISWLTLGWNGTNGIGLVYTSDGLAVGYKETGSRRQINIDVWQVYINGRKPEDLPGASDEKLQVYYKEGSNLREPTVGEYRPSKPAMLNGVKYSGRALDMLKEFKRISREDVERALLYGEKSPFEGGYIYDLRNGASGHSIRVVVDPADRVLRVYDRG, from the coding sequence ATGAACGCACAATTACGCATTTACTTACCAGCACTTTTTTCCGTCACAATAATTATGTTGCTCCTCAGCGTTTGTGCTTCCTGTTCAGTAGGTGACGTTGAACTTGCGATCTCACAAGGAATGGTTCTCAATCTTAATGAAAATAGGAGTTTGACGATAGAAAGCATAGATCCGTTAACACGTTCATATATATTGGATGGCTATACCAACGTAGTTAAATTAACCCCGGACACAGTTAGGTATTATGGAAGAATGGGACTGTCTGGCTCTTCTGCCTGGAAGGGTTCTCGGGGCATTGATCGGGCGGTGTTTTCAGAAGGGCAACAGCATTTTTATTCGGCTGATGAGGCGATTTCCTGGCTGACTCTTGGATGGAATGGAACAAACGGCATCGGGCTGGTTTATACCAGTGATGGATTGGCAGTGGGATATAAGGAAACCGGATCTAGAAGGCAAATCAACATCGATGTATGGCAGGTATATATAAACGGGAGAAAACCGGAAGATTTGCCGGGAGCCTCTGACGAAAAGCTTCAGGTGTATTATAAAGAAGGCAGCAATTTAAGAGAGCCGACGGTCGGAGAATATCGACCAAGCAAACCGGCTATGCTCAACGGTGTAAAGTATTCTGGACGTGCCTTGGATATGTTAAAGGAGTTTAAGCGAATTTCCAGAGAGGATGTGGAAAGGGCTCTACTGTATGGGGAGAAATCTCCCTTCGAGGGAGGCTATATTTATGATCTTCGAAACGGAGCCAGCGGTCATAGTATTCGCGTTGTTGTAGATCCTGCTGATAGAGTTCTACGGGTGTATGACCGAGGTTGA